Below is a window of Planifilum fulgidum DNA.
GTTGTTATCCTTGCCTTCCCTTTCCGATGATGCCGATGCCGTATCCGATGATGCCCGGTCCGTACATGTATCCCCCGCCGAAATTCCCCTGCCGCGGGATGGAGAGCGATTCCGTTTGGTATGACTCGCTGGATTCCTCCTGGGAGGGGTCGGTGAGAACCCACGAGGCCGAAGAGGGCAGTTCCGCGACCGATATCTGGGATTCCCGGGAGAACTAGCGGACGTGGCGGGATCGAGGCCGATTGTCGGGGGAGGGAAAGGGATGAACCCGGAGTACGTTCCCGAATGGGAACAGATTTTGGGGATTCCCGTCAACGATTTTTTCCCTTTCCGGAGAATCGTGCGGCTGATCACGCCGGCGGGGGACTGGGTGGTGAAGCCGGTCCGCGACCCGGTCCAATTGCGCTGGTGGATGTCCGTCGACCGGGAATTGAGGTTTCGCGGATTCCGGTCCATGCCGCCGATTTACACGGACGGTAGCCGGTGGTTGATCACGCCGATGATCGACGGGTTTCCGGTGAGCTACCGGGACAGGAATCAGGTCCGCAAGGCGGCCCGCCTTCTGGCCCTCTTTCACCGTCTGGGACGCGGACTGGCGACTCCCCCCTTTCATCGGAAAAGGCATCCATTCCTTCACCGGCTGGACGCGCGGCTCTCCGAGTTTGCCCGCCTGCTGAAAACCTGCGAGGGGATGGAAGGGGAGATCGGCGAATTGATCCGGCAATACGGCCGGCAGTACTACCGCTACGGTATGGAGGCGCGGAAGCAAATCGCCGAATATCCCCTTTCCCTTCTGTTCGAAAGGGAGTGGCGCGGGCGGTTTGTCGTTCATCAGGATTTGGCCAGTCACAATTGGCTCTTGGACCGGAGGGGAAAGCTCTGGCTGATCGATTTTGAAACGGCGGATTACGACTGGCAGTTGGGCGACTTGTGGCAGCTGCTTTCCCGGGTGTTGCCGGAACAAAACTGGAACAGCTCCGTTTGGCACGAGGTGATTGCGGTTTACGGGGAGATTCGTCCCCTCTCCTCCATGGAGCTGTCGATTTTGAGAAAACTGCTCGGATTCCCCAACGAATTTTTCCGGGAAAGCTTGGGGGTGGTCAAGGGAAGAAGGGGCTACCATCCCGAGGTGGTCATTCCGTATTTGAAACGGATCGCGGAGGCGACCGGCAGGTGGAGGCGTTTTTTGCGAACGATTCGTTGATCTGCGGCCGTTTCACGCATCAAGGGGGCTGCCCCGCTCTCTTCCCTTGGGGCCGAAGGCGGCCCCCTTTTTTTCTGGCGGGGGAACACGGCAACTGGTGAGGGAAGCGGGCTTGTGCTAAGATGGGAAAAGAACGGGATCGATCATGGGAATTGCTGGGAGGCAGCGGTTATGAGAGTGGGGCTGGCCCAAATCCGTCCGGTATTGGGGCGGGTGGAGGATAACCTGGAACTGCATCGGGACATGATCCGCCGCGCCGAGGCCGAGCGGGTGGATTTGTTGGTGTTTCCCGAACTGAGTCTGACGGGATATTCCCTGAGGGATTTGACCCTGGATGTGGCCCGCACCCTCCGGGATGAATCGATTCGGCGTCTGGCGGGTGAATCGGAACGCCTCGACTTGGTGTTCGGCTTGGTCGAGGAAGGACCGGGGCATCTGTTTTACAACGCGGCGGTCTACGCGAGCGAGGGGGAGATTCGGCACGTTCACCGCAAGGTGTATCTGCCCACCTACGGGATGTTTGAGGAGGCCCGCCATTTTGCCCGCGGCCGTTTTTTCCGCAGTTTTGAGACGCGGTTCGGCCGCGCGGGACTCCTCATCTGTGAGGATGCCTGGCACCCTTCGGCGCCCTATCTGTTGGTTCAGGACGGGGCGGAAATCCTCATCGTGATTTCCAACGCCCCCGCCAAGGGGATGGGCGCCCGGGGGATGTCCGCCGAGGAGAACTGGTACGGCCTGTTGTCCAACCATTCCCTGCTTCACGGCGTGATCACCTTGTATTGCAACCGGGTGGGGACGGAAGACGGAATCACCTTTTTCGGCGGGTCGGCGGCGTTCGATCCCTTCGGGCGGTTCCTCGTGCGGGGGGAGCGGTTTGAATCCCGCCTGGTAGTGATCGATGTGAATCCGGAAGATGTGCGCCTCGCCCGTTACCAGATGCCGATGCTGCGCGATGAAGATCTGGAGCTGACCGCCCGGGAGATCGAACGGATTCTGAAGCGGCGGTCCGAAGGAGGGGAACTTCCGTGAATCCGGTGGAAGAGATGCTTGCCCGGGCGCCCTATTTGCGATTGGATGAGGAGCTGGCCGTGGAACTGCTGGTCCGCGCCCTCCGGGAAGAGGTGGAGAAGGCCGGCTTCCAAAAGGTGATTCTCGGGCTTTCCGGCGGGATTGATTCGGCCTTGGCCCTGTTTCTGTCCGCCCGGGCCTTCGGCCCGGAGAATGTGGTGGCCGTCTGCATGCCGTACAGGGAGAGCAGTCCCGCCAGTGTGAAGGATGCCCGAAAGGCCGCGCAAGCCGCCGGAGTGGAGATGGTCACCGTGGACATCACGCCGCAGATCGATGCGTATTTCGCGGGGTTTCCGGAGGCTTCCCCGTTGCGCAGGGGAAACAAGATGGCCCGGGAGCGGATGAGCATCCTGTACGATTTGTCGGCGGAGCATCGGGCGCTGGTGATCGGAACGAGCAACAAAACCGAACTGCTTTTGGGTTACGGGACCCAGTTCGGAGATATGGCCTCCGCGGTCAATCCCCTGGGGGACCTGTACAAAACCCAGGTTCGCCAATTGTCGGCCCACCTGAAGGTTCCGGAATCGATCCTGCAAAAACCGCCCAGCGCCGATCTGTGGCCGGACCAGACGGATGAGGGGGAACTGGGATTTTCCTATCTGGATGTGGACAGGCTGCTCCACTTCATGGTCGACCGCCGCTATTCGCGGGAAAGGCTGATTCGCCAGGGATTTGATCCCGGATTGATCGACCGGGTGCATCGGCGGGTCGTCGCCAACCAGTACAAGCGGAGGCTGCCGGTGATCCTCAAGCTGAGCGGGCGGACCGTCGGCACCGATTTTCGCTATCCGCGGGATTGGGGTTTGTAGCCCCGCGGCAACGCAGAAACGGACTTTTTTGGCGGGAGGAGTGAGGCAGATGGCTGGTCATTCCAAATGGAAAAACATTCAGCATCGAAAAGGACGCCAGGATGCACTGAGGGGAAAACTGTTCGCCAAGTTGGCGCGGGAGATTTTCGTCGCCGCCCGGGAAGGGGGCGGCAATCCCGACAACAACCAGAAGCTGCGGCTGGCCATCGCCAAGGCGAAGTCGCAAAACATGCCGAATGAGAATATCGAGAGGGCCATCAAGAAGGCGACCGGCGAATCCGGAGGAAAAGCCTACGAACGGGTGACCTACGAGGGATACGGCCCGGGAGGGGTTGCGGTGATGGTGGAGGCCTTGACCGACAATCGGAACCGCACCGCGGCCGATATGCGGTACATCTTCTCCAAAAAGGGCGGAAGCCTGGGGGAAGCCGGCTGCGTGGCCTGGATGTTTGAACGGAAGGGACATCTCACCATCGACCGGAACAGCACCGACAAGGACGAGGATGAGGTGCTGATGCTCGCCCTGGAGGCGGGCTCGGAAGACTTCCAGGTTTCCGGGGATTCCTATGAGATCACCACCGCCCCCGAGGATTTCGAGGCCGTGAAAAACGCCCTGGAGAAGAACGGCTTCTCCTTCACGACGGCGGAGGTGACGATGATTCCCCAGAATACCGTCTCCCTGACCGGGGAGGAGGCATCCAAGATGATCGCCCTCCTCGAGGCCCTGGAAGATCACGATGACGTGCAGAACATCTATTCCAATTTCGACATCGACGAGGACGAAATGGAGAAGCTCAGCCAGGAGGCGTGAAAATGCGGAAGGTTCATCGGAACCGGGTTCCGATGAACCTTTTTTCGCGGGGGAATCAGTTGTCTGACGGGTGGATGGTGAAAAAGGGCAGCTTATCAACGCCGACCATCCGGGCGTAGACGAACAATTGTCCCTTGTGGTGGATTTCGTGATCCAGCATGGTGTTCAGCCAGTGTTCCCCGGTGGCGCGATAGGGCCCCCAGGAAATCGTTTGATCCAGGTGGCGTTCGGTCAAGGACTCGAAGTCGGCTTTGGTCTTATCGGTATACTCGTCCACCAGGCGCCGGACATCCTCCATCGTCTCAAAGGAGGGAGGCTCGCCCATCTGCGGGAACGCTCCCTCTTTCACGGCCTCAACGAACATGCAGGAGGATGTGCCGATGTG
It encodes the following:
- a CDS encoding YebC/PmpR family DNA-binding transcriptional regulator; the encoded protein is MAGHSKWKNIQHRKGRQDALRGKLFAKLAREIFVAAREGGGNPDNNQKLRLAIAKAKSQNMPNENIERAIKKATGESGGKAYERVTYEGYGPGGVAVMVEALTDNRNRTAADMRYIFSKKGGSLGEAGCVAWMFERKGHLTIDRNSTDKDEDEVLMLALEAGSEDFQVSGDSYEITTAPEDFEAVKNALEKNGFSFTTAEVTMIPQNTVSLTGEEASKMIALLEALEDHDDVQNIYSNFDIDEDEMEKLSQEA
- a CDS encoding DinB family protein, with translation MNRADSLLSRWLNHRKVLHELLEAIGNEHTHYKPWKEAFSLGSLAIHIGTSSCMFVEAVKEGAFPQMGEPPSFETMEDVRRLVDEYTDKTKADFESLTERHLDQTISWGPYRATGEHWLNTMLDHEIHHKGQLFVYARMVGVDKLPFFTIHPSDN
- a CDS encoding phosphotransferase — protein: MNPEYVPEWEQILGIPVNDFFPFRRIVRLITPAGDWVVKPVRDPVQLRWWMSVDRELRFRGFRSMPPIYTDGSRWLITPMIDGFPVSYRDRNQVRKAARLLALFHRLGRGLATPPFHRKRHPFLHRLDARLSEFARLLKTCEGMEGEIGELIRQYGRQYYRYGMEARKQIAEYPLSLLFEREWRGRFVVHQDLASHNWLLDRRGKLWLIDFETADYDWQLGDLWQLLSRVLPEQNWNSSVWHEVIAVYGEIRPLSSMELSILRKLLGFPNEFFRESLGVVKGRRGYHPEVVIPYLKRIAEATGRWRRFLRTIR
- a CDS encoding nitrilase-related carbon-nitrogen hydrolase, with amino-acid sequence MRVGLAQIRPVLGRVEDNLELHRDMIRRAEAERVDLLVFPELSLTGYSLRDLTLDVARTLRDESIRRLAGESERLDLVFGLVEEGPGHLFYNAAVYASEGEIRHVHRKVYLPTYGMFEEARHFARGRFFRSFETRFGRAGLLICEDAWHPSAPYLLVQDGAEILIVISNAPAKGMGARGMSAEENWYGLLSNHSLLHGVITLYCNRVGTEDGITFFGGSAAFDPFGRFLVRGERFESRLVVIDVNPEDVRLARYQMPMLRDEDLELTAREIERILKRRSEGGELP
- a CDS encoding NAD+ synthase; this encodes MNPVEEMLARAPYLRLDEELAVELLVRALREEVEKAGFQKVILGLSGGIDSALALFLSARAFGPENVVAVCMPYRESSPASVKDARKAAQAAGVEMVTVDITPQIDAYFAGFPEASPLRRGNKMARERMSILYDLSAEHRALVIGTSNKTELLLGYGTQFGDMASAVNPLGDLYKTQVRQLSAHLKVPESILQKPPSADLWPDQTDEGELGFSYLDVDRLLHFMVDRRYSRERLIRQGFDPGLIDRVHRRVVANQYKRRLPVILKLSGRTVGTDFRYPRDWGL